The following are encoded together in the Myxococcales bacterium genome:
- a CDS encoding GNAT family N-acetyltransferase, translating into MITLEDSARYFREMILPGADLWVAEEQGQILGYLALKGSYIDRLYVRPSAQRIGLGLALLSKARELSSDGLELHTHRENTKACRFYEKHGFKAVRFGVSPPPESAPDVEYHWRSDSGTRAVLLNGN; encoded by the coding sequence GTGATCACGCTCGAAGACAGCGCGCGGTACTTCCGGGAAATGATTCTGCCGGGCGCAGATCTCTGGGTCGCGGAGGAGCAAGGGCAGATTCTTGGCTACCTGGCGCTGAAGGGTAGTTACATTGATCGGCTGTATGTGAGACCGAGCGCCCAGCGGATTGGCCTGGGGCTCGCGCTCCTCAGCAAAGCCCGGGAGCTTTCTTCGGATGGCCTTGAATTGCATACCCATCGAGAGAATACGAAGGCGTGTCGATTCTACGAAAAGCATGGTTTCAAAGCAGTGCGATTTGGCGTCAGCCCGCCACCAGAATCAGCGCCCGATGTCGAATACCACTGGAGATCGGACTCGGGGACTCGAGCCGTACTACTAAATGGGAACTGA
- a CDS encoding CHRD domain-containing protein: protein MRIHTALIVLSLVACLPLHASAATVNLTATLDGPSANAGAGSGSPGLGAATMDFDTVTKVLSWNISWSGLNGSPTAMHFHGPATPVQSAGVQVGVGVAGPPVIGNEVLDAVKEADLLAGLYYLNLHTSTDPGGEIRGQVLVVVTGPSLGPLGIAAVLSLLGLAIHRKLRA, encoded by the coding sequence ATGCGAATTCATACCGCTCTGATCGTGCTCTCGCTGGTCGCTTGTCTACCGCTACACGCCAGCGCTGCGACGGTCAACCTGACCGCAACTTTGGACGGCCCGTCGGCAAACGCCGGCGCCGGAAGTGGCTCACCCGGTCTCGGTGCGGCCACAATGGACTTCGACACGGTTACCAAGGTCCTCAGCTGGAACATCAGTTGGAGTGGACTCAACGGATCGCCGACCGCAATGCATTTTCATGGGCCCGCGACGCCCGTCCAGAGTGCAGGCGTACAAGTCGGAGTTGGAGTCGCAGGTCCACCTGTGATTGGCAACGAGGTACTCGACGCTGTCAAGGAGGCCGATCTCCTCGCGGGACTCTATTACCTGAATCTTCACACCTCGACAGATCCGGGTGGTGAGATCCGAGGTCAAGTCCTGGTGGTCGTGACAGGCCCGTCCCTGGGCCCGCTCGGCATCGCGGCAGTCTTGAGTCTGCTGGGGCTTGCAATCCATCGTAAGCTTCGCGCGTAG
- a CDS encoding PDZ domain-containing protein, whose amino-acid sequence MMPKIAASGIATALACAWGCTSAPLPPEVSPEELDRSVAEVAATSVGNYVKQRARVLDIEYALTTGSAKRCAPLRPQAGVLLFHPGTFADDSIRAAANRNHALGEHLSVVHVVPGSSFDLAGIRPGDELLEIDRKTIRTESEFSDLLLETSERSSLQILVLRGEAQLELPVQLAHGCPVKFILSHDHDYRIVTGQGSKLLIYVPEGVTSFVADDDTLGMVLAHQFAHVLFDDPEKTWQEQELRADRYGLHLAATAGFDVSGAVKYWEAVAVEYPWLIGEALSASGPLWKGFGEHPHYGLGRRVAGIRATVREIAARQTANVSSGISPPPGN is encoded by the coding sequence ATGATGCCGAAGATCGCAGCCAGTGGGATCGCCACAGCACTCGCCTGCGCTTGGGGCTGCACCAGTGCCCCGCTTCCGCCCGAGGTCTCGCCGGAAGAACTCGACCGGTCCGTGGCGGAAGTTGCAGCCACCAGTGTGGGCAACTACGTCAAGCAGAGAGCCCGAGTGCTCGACATCGAGTACGCCCTGACCACGGGCAGCGCGAAGCGGTGCGCCCCGCTCAGGCCTCAGGCCGGAGTACTTCTATTTCACCCGGGCACTTTTGCCGATGATTCGATTCGCGCAGCCGCAAATCGGAACCATGCGCTCGGCGAACATCTCAGCGTCGTACATGTCGTTCCCGGCAGCAGCTTCGATCTCGCGGGGATTCGACCTGGTGACGAACTGCTCGAGATCGACCGAAAAACGATTCGTACCGAGAGTGAGTTCTCCGATCTATTGCTCGAAACCTCGGAGCGCAGTTCGCTCCAGATACTCGTTCTGCGTGGCGAAGCACAGCTCGAACTACCGGTGCAACTGGCTCATGGATGCCCTGTCAAATTCATTCTCTCGCATGACCACGACTATCGGATCGTCACGGGCCAGGGCAGCAAGCTATTGATCTACGTACCCGAAGGCGTAACCAGTTTCGTCGCAGACGACGACACCCTCGGTATGGTGCTCGCTCACCAATTTGCCCATGTGTTGTTCGATGACCCGGAAAAAACGTGGCAAGAACAAGAACTCCGAGCGGATCGATACGGCCTTCACCTGGCAGCCACCGCGGGCTTCGATGTGAGTGGTGCCGTGAAGTACTGGGAGGCCGTTGCAGTTGAATACCCGTGGTTGATCGGCGAGGCGCTCAGTGCGAGCGGTCCGCTGTGGAAGGGATTTGGCGAGCACCCGCACTACGGTCTCGGTCGTCGCGTTGCTGGCATTCGAGCAACCGTTCGGGAGATCGCGGCGCGTCAAACCGCAAATGTCAGTTCGGGGATCTCCCCCCCACCGGGCAATTAA
- a CDS encoding outer membrane beta-barrel protein — MRNLASCICALLIVFFALAPGASAQEEGQDDASEYVRPGFYVGGGGGVGFPIVWDNDFDDDLTKLASTLSFQNGNSNIVAIDGADRALMQLITVDGTDIDDDYRFGVNGVFGYRAGPRAAFELEGEWLIGSNKSNLDINNSTGTHTVEVDKIWTITANVKAYLPFITGRFQPFGKFGVGLRHSRLITDIATFGLTTTNVDADLVVPADFIIKTTESSLDGALRWGAGIDIYATPNFLTEINATYVVPFADVGSLHSDYVSIQWRLIYRF; from the coding sequence ATGCGGAACCTGGCCAGCTGCATCTGCGCTCTGCTGATCGTATTTTTCGCGTTGGCTCCCGGAGCATCTGCACAGGAGGAAGGCCAAGACGACGCCTCCGAATACGTGCGCCCGGGCTTCTATGTGGGAGGTGGCGGAGGCGTCGGCTTTCCAATTGTCTGGGACAATGACTTCGATGATGACCTGACCAAACTAGCCAGCACTTTGTCGTTCCAAAATGGAAATTCAAACATCGTTGCAATTGATGGTGCCGACCGAGCCCTTATGCAATTGATCACGGTGGATGGTACAGACATTGACGACGACTACCGGTTCGGCGTGAACGGTGTATTCGGTTATCGCGCTGGGCCACGGGCGGCGTTCGAGTTGGAGGGCGAATGGCTGATCGGTTCCAACAAATCGAACCTGGACATCAACAACTCGACGGGGACACACACGGTCGAGGTCGACAAAATTTGGACGATCACAGCGAACGTGAAGGCGTATCTACCCTTCATCACCGGGCGGTTTCAACCCTTCGGGAAGTTCGGCGTGGGATTGCGCCATTCCAGACTTATTACCGACATCGCGACCTTTGGCTTGACCACGACAAACGTTGACGCGGATCTCGTCGTGCCCGCCGACTTTATCATCAAAACGACCGAGTCGAGTCTCGACGGCGCGCTCCGCTGGGGGGCCGGCATCGACATCTATGCAACCCCGAACTTCCTTACCGAGATCAATGCGACCTACGTCGTACCGTTCGCGGATGTGGGTTCCTTGCATTCGGACTATGTGTCCATTCAATGGCGACTCATCTATCGATTTTAA
- a CDS encoding CoA-acylating methylmalonate-semialdehyde dehydrogenase produces the protein MSVALKTETPQKLKYFMDGAWHESKSGVYMPVTNSSTGELMAEAPRCSIDEVNACVESAHAAFPAWRDTPVSQRIQVMFRYKALLDKHKDELATLLATEMGKTLVEAHGDVFKAIEVVELACSVPVTMQGRSTMNTSTGFDTVSYREPLGVFVGIAPFNFPAMIPMGWMVPLAIATGNTYVLKAASLVPQTAMRMVELLAEAGLPAGVMNMVTASRDEAEPLLRHPMVRGVTLVGSKKIGLHVYKTAAAEGKRVQALTEAKNHALILKDAPILATAQRVINSAFGCAGERCMALPAICVEEEIADELVGTILDIAKRLKMGAAWLPDTEMGPMVTSEHRESVHAWVDKGSKEGGDLILDGRNPTVPGYEGGYFMGATVFDNVTSDMRIGIDEIFGPVLSVKRVRDFEEGLAEMNASEFANGSAIFTMNGRYAREFSRRTDAGMVGINVGIPVPMSTFPFCGHKNSFFGDLHCMGTDGISFFTETKAVTSHWFNESDLQGGKVGTWS, from the coding sequence ATGAGCGTCGCACTCAAAACCGAGACACCCCAGAAACTCAAATATTTCATGGACGGCGCATGGCACGAATCGAAGAGCGGCGTCTACATGCCCGTTACAAATTCCAGCACAGGTGAACTCATGGCCGAAGCGCCGCGCTGCAGCATCGACGAGGTCAATGCTTGCGTGGAATCGGCTCACGCCGCTTTTCCGGCCTGGCGAGATACGCCGGTCAGCCAGCGCATCCAGGTGATGTTCCGCTACAAGGCGTTGCTCGATAAACACAAGGACGAGTTGGCCACACTGCTAGCCACCGAGATGGGGAAGACCCTCGTAGAAGCCCACGGCGACGTCTTCAAGGCCATCGAGGTCGTGGAGTTGGCGTGCTCGGTTCCAGTGACCATGCAGGGACGCTCGACCATGAATACATCGACGGGTTTCGACACGGTCAGCTACCGGGAGCCGCTGGGTGTATTTGTCGGCATCGCGCCCTTCAACTTTCCGGCGATGATCCCGATGGGCTGGATGGTTCCGCTAGCGATCGCGACCGGCAACACCTACGTGCTGAAGGCCGCGAGTCTGGTTCCCCAGACCGCCATGCGCATGGTCGAGTTGTTGGCAGAGGCTGGCCTTCCCGCCGGCGTGATGAATATGGTGACCGCATCGCGAGATGAAGCCGAACCCCTTCTCCGGCATCCCATGGTCAGGGGTGTGACGCTGGTCGGTTCCAAGAAGATTGGACTGCATGTCTACAAGACGGCGGCGGCGGAAGGCAAGCGCGTTCAGGCGTTGACCGAGGCCAAGAATCACGCGTTGATTCTCAAGGATGCGCCGATTCTGGCCACCGCCCAGCGCGTCATCAACTCTGCTTTCGGGTGTGCGGGCGAACGCTGCATGGCGCTTCCCGCCATTTGTGTAGAGGAAGAAATCGCCGACGAACTGGTCGGAACGATCCTCGACATCGCGAAGCGACTGAAGATGGGCGCTGCCTGGTTGCCAGATACCGAGATGGGTCCGATGGTCACCAGTGAACATCGAGAATCGGTCCACGCTTGGGTGGACAAGGGTTCCAAGGAAGGAGGCGACCTGATCCTCGACGGACGCAATCCCACCGTTCCAGGTTATGAGGGCGGCTACTTCATGGGGGCGACCGTGTTCGACAACGTCACGTCGGATATGCGGATCGGAATCGACGAGATCTTCGGCCCGGTGCTCAGCGTCAAGCGCGTGAGGGATTTCGAAGAAGGCCTTGCGGAAATGAATGCCAGTGAGTTCGCGAACGGCTCAGCGATTTTCACGATGAACGGGAGGTATGCACGGGAGTTCAGCCGCCGGACTGATGCCGGCATGGTGGGTATCAATGTGGGCATCCCGGTCCCGATGTCGACGTTCCCGTTCTGTGGACACAAGAACAGTTTCTTCGGAGACCTGCACTGCATGGGGACAGATGGCATCTCGTTCTTCACCGAGACCAAGGCTGTGACGAGTCATTGGTTCAACGAGTCCGACCTGCAGGGCGGCAAGGTGGGGACCTGGTCTTGA
- a CDS encoding PEP-CTERM sorting domain-containing protein, with protein MLPTTRILLLRCSIAICLLTAPSSALAATIWSGPMITFSKDAFADHTLAENQDRITDAVWIARAGSMGIYNFASEDAFTSSSPADTEWAWALSGFNVGQEIAAANFENLTFNTWFVAHGGRGDGPPSTVGIPGVLHLISDDIYIDISFTSWGEEPGSGTPFSYIRSTAVPEPSTGMLLGLGLVGLLAKRRRRS; from the coding sequence ATGCTGCCCACCACCAGGATCCTGTTGCTCCGCTGTTCCATTGCGATTTGCCTGTTGACGGCTCCATCGTCGGCCCTCGCGGCCACGATTTGGAGTGGCCCAATGATTACCTTTTCCAAAGACGCATTCGCCGACCATACCCTGGCCGAAAACCAGGATCGCATTACGGATGCGGTCTGGATCGCGCGTGCGGGCAGCATGGGCATCTACAACTTCGCATCCGAGGATGCTTTTACTTCATCGAGCCCAGCCGACACCGAATGGGCCTGGGCTCTGAGCGGGTTCAACGTTGGGCAGGAAATTGCCGCGGCGAACTTCGAAAACCTGACATTCAATACCTGGTTCGTGGCACACGGCGGCCGGGGCGATGGGCCGCCATCGACGGTCGGCATTCCCGGTGTCCTGCACTTGATCAGCGATGACATCTACATCGACATCAGTTTTACAAGCTGGGGGGAAGAGCCTGGATCCGGTACCCCGTTTTCCTACATCCGCTCCACCGCAGTCCCCGAGCCCTCCACCGGTATGTTGCTCGGCCTTGGTTTGGTCGGCCTGCTGGCGAAACGCCGCCGCCGTAGCTAG
- a CDS encoding C40 family peptidase, whose product MSHSATHSAMATSRQHSLVGAFVLVMALLTGCASPVPSESSAILSHGASPSAVRKAVVDTARRMIGVPYRNGGSIPEEGFDCSGLVVYSYRRAGMRGLPRTARDLERQAVPVSLDALLPGDLLFFRLGGTRTNHVAIYEGNRRFIHAPSRGKGVERVAFDHVYWGPRILRAGRLLP is encoded by the coding sequence ATGAGCCACAGCGCTACACACTCGGCAATGGCGACTTCGCGACAGCACTCATTAGTAGGAGCATTCGTCCTGGTGATGGCGCTCCTGACCGGCTGTGCATCACCCGTGCCGTCCGAGTCCTCTGCAATTCTTTCCCATGGCGCGAGCCCGAGCGCAGTGCGCAAGGCCGTGGTCGATACGGCGCGCCGCATGATCGGCGTGCCGTACCGAAACGGCGGCAGCATTCCCGAGGAAGGTTTCGACTGCAGTGGCCTCGTGGTCTACAGCTATCGGCGCGCAGGGATGCGTGGTCTCCCGCGGACGGCCCGAGACCTGGAGCGGCAAGCAGTGCCGGTTTCGTTGGACGCGCTGCTACCTGGCGACTTGCTCTTCTTTCGGCTGGGTGGCACCAGGACCAACCATGTAGCCATCTACGAGGGCAACCGACGCTTCATCCACGCACCTTCGAGGGGCAAAGGGGTAGAGCGCGTCGCATTCGATCATGTCTACTGGGGACCCCGGATCTTACGTGCCGGACGACTGCTCCCCTAG
- a CDS encoding NHL repeat-containing protein produces the protein MLTVPVAFQILGIFAGSILFMACGKGIGNGDAGSSGTRPAFTSTQIIDATGDTGKTLNFPQGIAVDATSGDVYVTGFLTHNAFKITPGGVITEIIDVFGETGNGSCDLADRNNRKPLCESLAVAVDPISGNVMVTGFESWNVFEITPTGGCSTGGIPCTITEVMEQRSVSGPDTLKGPYDLDFDSSSNLYVSSAESNRSFRRSSVETVTVIIDPGGNKAGIVLRVPHGIATDSMGNVYITGSGTSANNVFRIANPVTCSSSVGGTPCTITVIIDGTGDGTGNLFADPHDIAVDSSGNVYVTGSTTNNAFKIEIDRREPAARRAHPAPSRRSSTQAATGPVHSILPVASPSMPTTMSTSRALPATMSFGSRRVGSSRRSST, from the coding sequence ATGCTGACTGTCCCAGTTGCGTTTCAAATCTTGGGGATTTTCGCGGGGTCCATCCTCTTCATGGCTTGCGGCAAAGGCATCGGCAACGGTGACGCTGGTAGTAGTGGCACGCGGCCGGCATTCACCTCCACGCAGATCATCGACGCGACCGGCGACACTGGGAAGACACTCAATTTTCCCCAAGGTATTGCCGTCGACGCGACGAGCGGCGATGTCTACGTCACGGGCTTTCTCACCCACAACGCCTTCAAGATCACGCCAGGTGGCGTCATCACGGAGATCATCGACGTTTTCGGCGAGACCGGTAACGGGTCATGTGATTTAGCTGACCGCAACAACAGAAAGCCGCTCTGTGAATCCCTTGCCGTTGCAGTGGACCCCATCAGTGGCAATGTCATGGTCACTGGCTTTGAAAGCTGGAACGTTTTTGAAATTACACCGACCGGCGGATGTAGCACTGGCGGCATACCGTGTACCATCACAGAGGTCATGGAGCAAAGATCCGTCAGCGGCCCAGATACTCTCAAAGGCCCCTATGATCTTGACTTTGACTCCAGCAGCAATCTCTACGTTTCGAGCGCTGAAAGCAACCGCAGCTTTCGGAGATCATCGGTCGAGACAGTCACGGTGATCATCGACCCGGGGGGAAACAAGGCCGGGATTGTACTCCGTGTCCCCCATGGCATCGCCACGGACTCGATGGGCAATGTCTACATCACGGGTTCCGGCACTAGCGCCAATAACGTCTTCAGGATCGCGAACCCGGTAACATGCAGCTCGAGCGTGGGGGGTACACCGTGCACCATCACGGTGATCATCGACGGAACCGGCGACGGGACCGGGAATCTATTCGCTGACCCCCATGACATTGCCGTGGACTCGAGCGGCAATGTCTACGTCACCGGCTCGACCACCAACAACGCATTCAAGATCGAGATCGACAGGCGGGAACCTGCAGCACGACGGGCACACCCTGCACCATCACGCAGATCATCGACGCAAGCGGCGACGGGACCAGTCCACTCGATTTTGCCCGTGGCATCGCCGTCGATGCCAACGACAATGTCTACGTCGCGGGCTCTGCCAGCCACAATGTCTTTTGGATCACGCCGGGTGGGGTCATCACGGAGATCATCAACGTAG
- a CDS encoding DUF2867 domain-containing protein, with translation MGTEARIHPSQHAKYPWRIAGIAPDFELIDAWLLPATGTLEEFSDLRNLFVSFDPAADFGSRMSRALFALRSWLGARFGWDEEINSLPIPGCSETSLRDRLPDDLSPETDETAGDSPFRPVYRTDDEWALELSNSTVHAVMHIGWVPQPDGSYRGQMGVYVKMRGRLGPPYMAMIAPFRHYIVYPALMRRIDRAWKNRG, from the coding sequence ATGGGAACTGAAGCGCGGATCCATCCTTCTCAGCATGCCAAGTATCCATGGCGGATCGCCGGAATCGCGCCTGATTTCGAGTTGATCGACGCCTGGCTTCTCCCAGCCACGGGAACGCTCGAAGAGTTCTCCGACCTTCGGAACCTCTTCGTTTCGTTCGATCCCGCAGCGGACTTTGGTTCAAGAATGAGCCGGGCTCTCTTCGCGCTGCGCAGTTGGTTGGGCGCACGCTTTGGTTGGGACGAGGAAATCAACAGCCTGCCGATTCCCGGGTGCAGCGAAACTTCGCTGCGCGATCGCTTGCCGGATGATCTCTCTCCGGAGACCGACGAGACCGCCGGCGACAGCCCGTTTCGACCCGTGTATCGAACCGACGACGAATGGGCTCTCGAGCTATCGAATTCTACTGTGCATGCGGTCATGCACATCGGCTGGGTTCCGCAGCCCGACGGTTCGTATCGCGGGCAGATGGGGGTCTACGTCAAGATGCGTGGAAGGCTCGGGCCCCCCTACATGGCAATGATCGCGCCGTTTCGGCACTACATCGTGTACCCGGCACTGATGAGAAGAATCGACCGCGCCTGGAAGAACCGCGGTTAA
- a CDS encoding NAD(P)/FAD-dependent oxidoreductase, giving the protein MTMPAIVIVGAGINGLVAANYLQRSGCDVTMIERAHRVGGACVSEIANVGGEDQCYALGASVFGHMQRFIYEDTGLASRLQVYISKHPELVHFLGDEEPTWISRNPAEMARELADKWGENGDVEGFRADEARVIHFLQDGFVNALPPSISDAKHVLGDTLTHIWISGTARSLLDHYFTSERMKIFTAMKVTESGPVSLDDPYTAFTLPRLNSGSIFDGDYRFVKSGIWRVTEELGAINDELEVTTHLSSKVLEVDTVHGNLTYERNGSEHRKDFDFLIFGTDPLTACRLVGNEDQVAQTQAQRFRGTSGKLNLMFKDQVRWKHNSKDAGSDAAFRYFFSVNDLAEFEKATLDVLDDAVAYAPYGFGPPRHQVLRSDILHKCKSDPLANPTCPPLSPFGTRRGKTPINFWRRKQ; this is encoded by the coding sequence ATGACCATGCCGGCAATCGTGATCGTTGGCGCGGGAATCAACGGATTGGTTGCAGCCAACTATCTGCAGCGCTCGGGCTGCGACGTCACGATGATCGAGCGCGCCCACAGAGTTGGCGGCGCCTGTGTGTCCGAAATTGCCAACGTCGGCGGTGAAGACCAGTGCTACGCACTCGGGGCCTCGGTCTTCGGTCACATGCAAAGATTTATCTACGAAGACACCGGACTAGCAAGCCGATTGCAGGTCTACATTTCCAAGCATCCGGAGCTTGTGCATTTTTTGGGCGATGAAGAGCCTACCTGGATCTCTCGCAATCCAGCAGAAATGGCTCGCGAGCTCGCCGACAAGTGGGGAGAGAACGGAGACGTCGAGGGGTTTCGTGCGGACGAGGCACGTGTAATTCATTTTCTGCAAGACGGTTTTGTCAATGCGCTGCCCCCCTCGATCAGCGATGCAAAGCATGTCCTCGGCGATACCCTGACACACATCTGGATCTCGGGCACGGCAAGATCTCTGCTGGATCATTACTTTACTAGCGAACGGATGAAAATCTTCACGGCCATGAAGGTCACGGAAAGTGGCCCAGTCTCTCTCGACGACCCCTACACCGCGTTCACATTGCCGCGGCTGAACTCAGGATCGATATTTGACGGCGATTACAGATTCGTCAAAAGCGGCATCTGGCGAGTCACAGAAGAACTCGGCGCAATCAACGATGAACTCGAAGTCACGACTCACCTGTCGAGCAAGGTATTGGAAGTCGACACGGTTCACGGGAACTTGACATACGAGCGGAACGGCAGCGAGCACCGGAAAGACTTTGATTTCTTGATATTCGGCACCGACCCGCTCACCGCGTGTCGGCTTGTGGGCAACGAGGATCAGGTCGCACAAACCCAAGCGCAGCGATTTCGAGGCACCAGCGGAAAACTGAATCTGATGTTCAAAGACCAAGTCCGATGGAAACACAACTCCAAGGATGCAGGATCTGATGCGGCGTTCCGCTACTTCTTCTCAGTGAACGACCTTGCAGAGTTTGAAAAGGCGACTCTCGACGTGCTCGATGATGCAGTGGCCTACGCTCCCTACGGATTCGGCCCCCCCCGACACCAAGTTTTGAGGTCTGACATACTCCACAAGTGCAAGTCCGACCCTTTAGCGAATCCGACATGTCCACCACTGTCGCCCTTTGGCACGAGACGCGGAAAGACACCTATCAATTTCTGGAGACGGAAGCAGTGA